A stretch of Lactuca sativa cultivar Salinas chromosome 6, Lsat_Salinas_v11, whole genome shotgun sequence DNA encodes these proteins:
- the LOC111883193 gene encoding probable glycosyltransferase At5g11130, producing the protein MEKSFKVWAYKEGELPIFHGGPMNNIYSSEGQIMDEIESQKSRFLAQNPEEALVFFLPVSVVSIRHYLYRSHADYDRRIIQDVVTDYIGVLSHKYPYWNRSSGADHFFVSCHDWAPDVTATNPKLYEHFIRVLCNANSSEGFRPERDVSLPELNIPYEHLGPPLIGQPPENRSILAFFAGGSHGQVRKYLFEIWDGKDEEIQVFKYLPKTLNYTELMGRAKFCLCPSGWEVASPRIVESISSGCVPVIVSDHYVLPFSDVLDWSKFSVHVPVKKIPEIKKILEGVGIDEYIKMQKMVMKVQRHFIIHRPSRAYDLIDMVLHSVWLRRLNVKLS; encoded by the exons ATGGAGAAGAGTTTCAAAGTATGGGCATACAAGGAAGGAGAACTTCCCATTTTCCATGGAGGACCTATGAACAATATATACTCCAGCGAAGGCCAAATCATGGACGAAATCGAGAGCCAAAAAAGCAGATTTCTTGCTCAAAACCCTGAAGAAGCCCTTGTGTTCTTCCTCCCTGTCAGCGTGGTTTCCATTCGACATTATCTTTACAGATCTCATGCTGATTATGATCGTCGAATTATCCAGGATGTTGTTACTGATTACATTGGTGTGTTGTCACACAAGTACCCTTATTGGAATAGAAGCAGTGGAGCTGATCACTTCTTCGTTAGCTGTCATGATTGG GCACCAGATGTTACAGCGACGAACCCTAAATTGTATGAACACTTCATTCGTGTCCTTTGCAATGCCAATAGTTCTGAAGGTTTTCGGCCGGAAAGAGACGTCTCCTTGCCGGAGCTCAACATTCCTTACGAACACCTAGGACCACCCCTCATCGGACAACCCCCTGAAAACCGTTCCATCCTTGCATTTTTTGCAGGTGGAAGCCATGGACAAGTAAGAAAATATTTGTTCGAAATTTGGGATGGAAAAGATGAGGAGATTCAAGTCTTCAAATACCTCCCGAAAACCCTAAATTACACGGAATTAATGGGAAGAGCGAAGTTTTGTTTATGCCCTAGTGGATGGGAAGTAGCAAGCCCTAGAATAGTTGAATCGATCTCTTCAGGTTGTGTTCCGGTGATCGTTTCTGATCATTATGTGTTGCCATTCAGTGACGTTCTTGACTGGAGCAAGTTTTCTGTTCATGTTCCGGTGAAAAAGATACCGGAAATCAAGAAAATCTTGGAAGGGGTTGGGATCGATGAGTATATTAAAATGCAGAAAATGGTGATGAAGGTGCAAAGACATTTTATAATTCATAGACCATCGAGAGCATATGATTTGATAGACATGGTGCTTCATTCGGTTTGGTTGAGAAGGCTCAATGTAAAACTCtcttag
- the LOC111883161 gene encoding vesicle-associated membrane protein 711 gives MTILYTLVARGSVLLAEFSGTSTNASTIARQILEKIPGNNDMNVSYSQDRYIFHVKRTDGLTILCMADDDAGRRIPFTFLEEIHQRFVRTYGRAVLTAQAYEMNDEFSRVLSQQMEYYSSDPNADRINRLKGEMSQVRSVMIQNIDKVLERGDRLETLVDKTANMQTNTFRFRKQSRRFRNTMWWKNVKLMVAMVILLLVIVYIVLAFVCKGFALPACL, from the exons ATGACGATTCTTTACACGCTGGTGGCCAGAGGATCTGTTCTGTTGGCGGAATTCAGTGGTACGTCGACCAACGCGAGCACCATCGCCAGACAAATTCTCGAGAAAATCCCCGGAAACAATGATATGAATGTTTCGTATTCGCAAGATCGGTATATTTTTCACGTTAAACGGACTGATGGCCTCACTATTCTCTGTATGGCTGATGATGATGCCGGAA GACGAATTCCATTTACATTTCTTGAAGAGATTCATCAGAGATTTGTTAGAACATATGGTCGAGCAGTTCTAACAGCCCAAGCTTATGAAATGAATGAtgagttttctagggttttgagcCAACAAATGGAATATTACTCCAGTGATCCCAATGCAGACAGGATAAACCGTTTAAAAGGTGAAATGagtcag GTAAGAAGTGTGATGATTCAAAATATTGATAAAGTTCTTGAGAGGGGTGATCGATTGGAAACACTTGTTGATAAAACTGCAAATATGCAAACGAATACTTTTCGATTCAGAAAGCAGTCTAGAAGATTCAGGAATACAATGTGGTGGAAAAATGTCAaacttat GGTTGCTATGGTAATTCTTCTCCTGGTGATAGTGTACATTGTTCTGGCATTTGTTTGCAAGGGGTTTGCACTTCCAGCTTGTCTATGA